A segment of the Methanomicrobiales archaeon genome:
CCTCACCAACTTCCTCAATTACCTCTACCACCAGACCTGGGGAAAATCGAGGTTCCCCTTCGGCGTGACGGCACGGCGGGAAGTGGAAGGGAACGGGCGTCTTCAGTACATCTGGGAGGTCCAGAAGACAATCTGAAAGCGCAGGGTGAAACGGGAGGGGATACGGCGGGACATCGGGAGCGGGCGCAGACGGGAATCCGCGATGTCGGCAGGTCCCGAAGGAGATGATCAGCAGGTTTCCAGGGACGCAGAACCGCATCCCCTCTTCCCCACGGTTCGACTGCGCTGAACGGGATGCTGCACCTTTGTGAGGTATGCCCCGACGGGGGGACAGTTCACCCACCGAGGGTCACATCCTGCTCTTGGTACCACTGCAGCGCCTGGTAGAGGTGCTCGGGGCGGAAGTCGGGCCAGAGTGCATCCACCACGTAGATATCGGCATATACCGACTGTACGGGTAGGAATCCCGATAACCTTCTCCGCCCGCCCCAGCGGATGATCAGGTCGATCCGGGAGACGCCCGCGGATCCGATGGAGGAGAGCACGTCTCGCTGGGGAGTGCCGCCGGCGGCGGTCAGCTGGTTAATGTCCCACTGCCAGCTGTAGTTGATCAGGTGGTTGACCCGGATCGTGCCCCGCCCGAAGACCGTCCTCCGGGTATAGGGCAGCAGCTCCTTCGGGAACATCGGGGATGCGGTGTTCCCCACGACCAGCAGTGCGGCATCTTTCTCTTTGAGCTTGTCAACGGCGAGAACGCAGGCCTTCGAATAGGCTTCCCGCTGGATCGGGGGGCGCTTGGTGTTGTCCTGCGTGAATCCGTAGACGGAGAGCTCCTCGATGCCGAGTGCGATGCAGAGGTCGAGGAGCTGGAATCCCGGAGCGATTCCTTTCTCATACCCGGCGTGTCTGGGGAGACCCCGCGCTATGGCCCAGCGGCGGTTGCCGTCCGGAATCACTCCGATGTGGCGGGGCAGGCGGCTGAACTTCGGCACGCCGTCCCGCTCGGGGCACACCGTGCTGCTCTCTCGGAATTCCCCCGTTCCCGCCTTCCGTCTCCTTTCCCCGAGCGCATCCTCTACCATGGGCCTGCCACCCCGTGCGTCCGCCGCCAATCGGAATCTCTGGACCGTTACAGACAGGTAAGCTACCTTTTTCGAGCAGACGATGATACTGATAATATAAGAAGCCATCGTACGGGCAGCCCCCACCTGTTGGGGACGGACAGCGGGAGACCATGCTGCGGGAGCACTTCGAGTTCAAAGAGACGATCACGAC
Coding sequences within it:
- a CDS encoding undecaprenyl diphosphate synthase family protein — encoded protein: MVEDALGERRRKAGTGEFRESSTVCPERDGVPKFSRLPRHIGVIPDGNRRWAIARGLPRHAGYEKGIAPGFQLLDLCIALGIEELSVYGFTQDNTKRPPIQREAYSKACVLAVDKLKEKDAALLVVGNTASPMFPKELLPYTRRTVFGRGTIRVNHLINYSWQWDINQLTAAGGTPQRDVLSSIGSAGVSRIDLIIRWGGRRRLSGFLPVQSVYADIYVVDALWPDFRPEHLYQALQWYQEQDVTLGG